A single window of Tiliqua scincoides isolate rTilSci1 chromosome 10, rTilSci1.hap2, whole genome shotgun sequence DNA harbors:
- the LOC136661052 gene encoding phospholipase A2 inhibitor NAI-like has protein sequence MRSLLCCCLLGFFIATGTCLECESCFGIGNSCTGVNKTCAAGEDTCIISLKQMFQSPMTATYITKNCGHSSECNIGIREMDFGNRVGVRMDRVCCTGEACDIASTPERKEEWRQEGGQR, from the exons ATGAGGTCTCTCCTCTGCTGTTGCCTTTTAGGGTTTTTCATAGCTACAG gcacCTGTCTTGAGTGCGAATCATGTTTTGGAATCGGCAACAGCTGCACTGGGGTCAACAAAACATGCGCTGCCGGGGAAGATACGTGTATTATTAGTCTGAAGCAGATGTTCCAAT CTCCAATGACGGCAACATACATCACTAAGAACTGTGGCCATTCCAGTGAATGCAATATTGGTATCAGGGAGATGGATTTTGGAAACAGAGTTGGAGTGAGGATGGACAGGGTCTGCTGCACTGGAGAGGCATGTGACATAGCCTCCACTCCAG AGCGGAAGGAGGAGTGGAGGCAAGAGGGTGGACAGAGGTGA